The Methylomarinum vadi genome has a window encoding:
- a CDS encoding bifunctional diguanylate cyclase/phosphodiesterase: protein MADLLSKLYLPIYRKGTKLDTVTARREAIEAWVDVPFRMRDLLAGMHRLLDPDIRLEVHDGEPRQEQTLMYRSDVKSDGRDFACGKLKTRRQLKIGGREWTLLMCTTPAFETRVSNRRRSMMTATIGVVLTLTLSCLAWLLARGRTVALVRYRKLFDQAGDGVLLASRDYRFVDANAAVLKLLGYRREELMKLRLFDVLAWHEWSRVEPAAAVIMIGKPHLQEWMYRRKDGTEFPAEVNLRWLDNDCYLAIVRDLSERKKAEQQLYLSAKVFESSREGIVITDADNVIVSVNRAYTEISGYTNEEAIGKTPRLVSSGKHGKAFYRAMWNDIHNRGYWQGEVINRRKNGDLYPQWISINVIRDRTGQITHHVGIMSDLSEFKAAEEQIQFLSNFDSLTHLPNRSLLRDRTQLALASARRSHQQIVMMYIDLDRFKIINDSLGPDAGDRLLKELSRRLVKHLHPDDTLSRQGGDELMLLLPDTNAEGAAHVAQKILSLLAQPFVIDGRHLTLTASIGIAEYPQDGDTFDQLAQSADAAMFRAKERGRNNFQFYTRQLHEKARHVLEIESDLRQALQRGELMLYYQPQVDAKTLEIIGAEALIRWSHPRKGIVPPGQFIPVAEESGLIVDIGEWVLHEAVSQAVAWQAAGLRIVPVAVNISVAQFRQDELYQKVVHALDEHKLEPALLELEITEGVAMENSERTTGMLDNLNALGVKLSIDDFGTGYSSLSYLKRYKIDKLKIDQSFIRDLCSDSGDDGIVTAIISMAKSLGFKTIAEGVETREQLDFLKRKDCDEIQGYLFSKPVPAETFAELLRQGKIRSIDEKDVVF, encoded by the coding sequence ATGGCTGATTTACTGAGTAAACTCTATTTACCCATTTACCGCAAGGGGACGAAGCTTGATACCGTGACGGCACGACGCGAGGCCATCGAAGCCTGGGTGGATGTGCCTTTTCGCATGCGAGATCTGCTGGCGGGAATGCATCGACTATTAGACCCGGATATCCGGCTTGAAGTCCACGACGGCGAACCACGGCAAGAACAAACGTTAATGTACCGCTCTGACGTTAAATCTGACGGAAGAGATTTTGCATGCGGAAAATTGAAGACCCGTCGCCAACTCAAGATTGGCGGCCGGGAGTGGACGTTGCTCATGTGCACGACACCGGCTTTTGAAACGCGCGTGTCAAATCGCCGGCGTTCGATGATGACGGCTACTATCGGTGTCGTGTTAACACTGACGTTGAGTTGTTTGGCCTGGCTGCTGGCCAGGGGACGTACTGTGGCGCTAGTGCGTTACCGGAAATTATTCGATCAGGCCGGTGACGGCGTTTTGCTCGCTAGCCGCGATTACCGTTTTGTCGATGCCAACGCCGCCGTTTTGAAGTTGCTGGGTTATCGCCGCGAAGAGCTGATGAAGCTGCGATTGTTCGATGTCTTGGCTTGGCACGAATGGTCGAGGGTTGAACCGGCTGCGGCCGTAATCATGATTGGTAAACCACATCTGCAGGAATGGATGTATAGACGCAAGGATGGTACCGAATTTCCGGCCGAAGTTAACTTGCGTTGGCTGGATAACGACTGTTATCTGGCAATCGTCCGCGATCTTTCCGAACGAAAAAAAGCGGAACAACAATTGTACCTGAGCGCGAAGGTATTCGAATCGAGCCGGGAGGGCATTGTCATTACCGACGCCGATAATGTGATCGTGTCCGTTAATCGGGCCTATACTGAAATCAGTGGCTATACGAACGAGGAAGCGATCGGCAAGACACCGCGCCTGGTATCTTCCGGAAAGCATGGCAAGGCGTTTTATCGGGCCATGTGGAACGATATTCACAATCGTGGATATTGGCAGGGTGAGGTCATTAATCGGCGCAAGAACGGCGACTTGTATCCGCAATGGATTTCTATCAATGTCATTCGTGATCGGACCGGTCAAATTACTCATCATGTCGGTATTATGAGCGATCTTTCCGAATTTAAAGCGGCCGAAGAACAAATTCAGTTTCTCAGCAATTTCGATTCACTGACCCATTTGCCGAATCGTTCTCTGTTACGTGATCGGACGCAGCTGGCTTTGGCGTCGGCACGCCGGTCGCATCAACAAATTGTCATGATGTATATCGACCTCGATCGTTTTAAAATCATCAATGACTCGCTTGGGCCCGACGCCGGCGACCGCCTGCTTAAAGAGTTGTCTAGACGGTTGGTCAAACACTTGCATCCGGACGATACTCTGAGCCGTCAGGGCGGCGACGAATTGATGCTGCTGTTGCCCGATACCAACGCGGAAGGTGCCGCTCATGTCGCCCAGAAAATTTTATCGCTGCTCGCGCAACCATTTGTTATCGACGGTCGACACCTTACGTTGACGGCCAGCATCGGTATTGCCGAATATCCCCAGGACGGGGATACCTTCGACCAGCTTGCTCAATCGGCGGATGCGGCGATGTTCCGCGCTAAAGAGCGGGGCCGTAATAATTTTCAATTCTATACCCGCCAACTGCATGAAAAAGCAAGACATGTATTGGAGATTGAGAGTGATTTGCGCCAAGCGCTTCAGCGCGGCGAATTAATGTTGTACTATCAACCGCAGGTAGATGCGAAAACGCTCGAAATCATCGGGGCGGAGGCGCTGATACGATGGAGCCATCCGCGCAAAGGCATAGTGCCGCCCGGACAATTTATTCCGGTGGCGGAAGAAAGCGGTCTGATCGTGGATATCGGCGAATGGGTGTTACACGAAGCGGTCAGCCAGGCAGTCGCCTGGCAAGCGGCGGGGCTCCGGATCGTTCCGGTTGCGGTTAATATATCGGTCGCGCAATTTCGGCAAGATGAGTTGTATCAGAAAGTGGTGCATGCGCTGGACGAGCATAAACTTGAACCGGCTCTGCTGGAGTTGGAAATTACCGAAGGCGTTGCGATGGAGAATTCCGAACGGACCACCGGCATGCTGGACAATCTCAACGCCCTGGGTGTCAAGCTATCGATCGACGATTTCGGTACCGGTTATTCGTCACTGAGTTATCTGAAGCGGTACAAAATCGACAAATTGAAGATCGATCAGTCTTTTATTCGCGATCTTTGCAGTGATTCAGGGGATGATGGTATCGTTACCGCCATAATCAGTATGGCTAAAAGCTTGGGTTTCAAAACCATCGCGGAAGGGGTCGAAACCCGCGAGCAGCTGGATTTTCTGAAGCGAAAAGATTGTGATGAAATCCAGGGTTACCTTTTCAGCAAACCGGTTCCGGCCGAGACATTTGCCGAGTTGTTGCGACAGGGCAAAATCCGATCGATAGACGAGAAAGACGTTGTCTTTTAA
- a CDS encoding IS5 family transposase — protein MTIAEFDWPFETALDKNNRWVKLSDCIPWDELAESYYQGLPTDRGRPLKDARLVIGAVIIKHKLCLSDVETVLQIQENPYLQYFVGLPGYQATAPFAPSLLVEIRKRMGEAVFEGFHRAIIEAHEGKKPVKPEPQAPLDAALGSKSDTGPTEEKPSASADAASEQTGPEGMAPAHRGQLILDATVVEQAIRFPTDLSLLNEAREFSEQIIDTLCVHLKVGTKPRTYRRKARAAYLAIAKQKRPGRKTLRRGIKQQLQYLRRNLGHIEQLLAPIPEGQPLPLPGWLLHRYWVIQHVYQQQWEMYQTQTRRCDHRIVSISQPYVRPMVRGKQDQPVEFGAKLSVSLTGEGLAHVDRLRWDAFHEGLDLAAQVEAYRERFGHYPERVIADPIYGTRANRDYLKQRSIHFAGKPLGRPKQVTDANREQLKQAKAQRRQDYLQRIPIEGKFGQGKNGYRLNYIRAKRANTSFAWINTIFLVMNLLILERIFFGLSQCGLASLMRAVAQVWEQRVLTQRAQLHLAVRLVHNYG, from the coding sequence CTGACGATAGCCGAATTCGACTGGCCCTTTGAGACGGCCCTGGATAAGAATAATCGCTGGGTCAAGCTCAGTGACTGCATTCCGTGGGACGAACTGGCGGAGAGCTATTATCAAGGCCTGCCGACTGATAGAGGCCGTCCGTTGAAAGACGCGCGCCTGGTGATCGGCGCCGTGATCATCAAACACAAGCTATGCCTGTCTGACGTAGAAACCGTGCTGCAGATCCAAGAAAACCCGTACCTGCAATACTTCGTAGGCCTGCCGGGTTATCAGGCAACGGCACCGTTTGCCCCGTCGTTATTGGTCGAAATCCGCAAACGCATGGGCGAGGCGGTGTTCGAAGGCTTTCATCGGGCCATTATCGAGGCGCATGAAGGCAAAAAGCCGGTCAAGCCTGAACCGCAAGCACCGCTTGATGCGGCCCTGGGTTCCAAGTCTGACACCGGCCCAACCGAAGAAAAGCCCAGTGCTTCCGCGGATGCCGCCTCTGAGCAAACTGGGCCAGAAGGCATGGCGCCTGCGCATCGCGGCCAATTGATTTTAGATGCCACCGTGGTCGAACAAGCCATCCGTTTTCCCACTGACTTGAGTTTGCTGAACGAAGCGCGTGAATTCAGTGAACAAATCATCGACACCCTGTGTGTCCACCTGAAGGTTGGCACTAAACCCAGAACCTATCGCCGGAAAGCCCGCGCCGCGTATCTGGCCATCGCCAAACAAAAGCGTCCTGGCCGGAAAACGTTGCGCCGGGGCATCAAGCAACAATTACAGTATCTGCGCCGCAATCTGGGCCATATCGAGCAACTCTTAGCGCCGATTCCGGAGGGCCAGCCGCTGCCGCTACCCGGCTGGCTGCTTCATCGTTACTGGGTGATCCAGCACGTGTACCAGCAGCAATGGGAGATGTATCAAACCCAGACACGCCGCTGTGACCATCGCATCGTCAGCATCAGTCAGCCCTATGTGCGGCCCATGGTGCGCGGCAAACAAGACCAGCCGGTCGAGTTTGGTGCCAAGCTCAGCGTCAGTTTAACCGGCGAGGGCTTGGCCCATGTCGACCGCCTGCGTTGGGATGCCTTTCATGAAGGCTTAGACCTGGCAGCACAGGTTGAGGCCTACCGCGAGCGATTCGGCCACTATCCGGAACGGGTGATCGCCGACCCCATCTATGGCACGCGCGCCAACCGCGACTACTTGAAACAACGCAGCATCCACTTTGCCGGCAAGCCGCTCGGCCGCCCCAAACAAGTCACCGACGCCAATCGCGAACAACTCAAGCAAGCCAAGGCCCAACGCAGACAAGACTATTTGCAACGCATCCCCATCGAGGGCAAATTCGGCCAGGGCAAGAATGGTTACCGGCTCAATTATATCCGGGCCAAGCGTGCCAACACCTCATTCGCCTGGATCAACACCATCTTCCTGGTCATGAACCTGTTGATCCTGGAAAGGATCTTTTTTGGCCTTAGTCAATGCGGCCTTGCTAGTTTGATGAGGGCAGTTGCACAGGTCTGGGAACAAAGGGTTTTAACTCAGCGCGCTCAGCTCCACTTAGCCGTCCGGCTTGTACATAACTATGGCTGA
- a CDS encoding SpoIIE family protein phosphatase, which yields MNPTHDEPLCAILLGGREDQQIRECCAVLTQFNYRYSRYETVKSLLNGISSANVDLLLLDQQSIDADELGHIKNKLANVCIPIIILAGHTREELLEPYFNQGVDDFLAKPVNPALLKAKLRSLTKVRQMLHQHKVDCKQLSAYHQLVEQEQAVAINLYENILRVNYLETPVVKPWVSARSLFKGDIVLVGKTPDNRLHALLGDFSGYGISAYVAAAPTAEIFYGMSAKGFDITEITQEINRKLHQLLPSNMFLTAAIVGLDPNTKTLHALNCGMPEQVLVKRSSGSHKPIVSNNLPLGILGDVDLQLQTFEVSGKDYLYLLSRAVSEAKNAAGRGFGHEAIMECLSQHEASAFDDLIARLRQHCGNKHIQQEITFVELHCDVDNAPWKSDVIAHEFGHIDALAWKTMMEFDITTLKKLNPVPVVVNALMEIQGLQEHRQTIFLIVTELFANALDHGLLKLDSAIKQTAEGFMRYYELRDERLRTVQAGTVRIQFNHQPTETGGRLIIKLKDSGDGFLRNEWVEDLNNNRGFSGRGIALLRSLCSSIRYQGVGNRVTVVFDWRH from the coding sequence ATGAATCCAACGCATGATGAGCCGCTATGCGCGATATTACTTGGCGGACGCGAAGACCAACAGATTAGGGAATGTTGTGCCGTATTGACCCAGTTTAATTACCGATATTCGCGCTATGAAACGGTAAAGAGTTTGTTGAATGGGATCAGTTCGGCCAATGTCGATTTACTATTATTAGATCAACAATCCATCGATGCCGATGAGCTTGGGCATATAAAAAACAAATTAGCTAATGTTTGTATCCCAATCATCATTCTCGCGGGGCATACCAGGGAAGAATTATTAGAGCCTTACTTCAATCAAGGGGTCGACGACTTTCTCGCTAAACCGGTCAATCCTGCCTTATTGAAGGCCAAGCTCCGTTCGCTTACTAAAGTTCGGCAAATGCTGCATCAGCACAAAGTCGACTGCAAACAACTTTCCGCCTATCATCAACTGGTCGAACAGGAACAGGCTGTTGCCATAAATCTTTATGAAAATATATTAAGGGTCAATTATTTGGAAACCCCTGTAGTCAAGCCGTGGGTTTCCGCCCGTTCATTGTTCAAGGGTGATATCGTGTTAGTGGGGAAGACGCCGGATAATCGTCTTCACGCGTTATTGGGTGACTTTTCCGGTTACGGCATTTCGGCCTATGTCGCGGCGGCGCCCACGGCGGAAATATTCTATGGCATGAGCGCCAAGGGTTTCGATATAACCGAGATAACCCAGGAAATAAATCGTAAATTACATCAATTGTTGCCGAGCAATATGTTTTTAACGGCCGCCATCGTAGGGCTTGATCCGAATACCAAAACTTTACACGCACTAAATTGTGGCATGCCTGAACAAGTTTTGGTGAAACGCTCGAGCGGTAGCCACAAGCCGATCGTTTCCAATAATTTACCGTTAGGTATTCTCGGCGATGTCGATCTGCAATTGCAAACCTTTGAAGTGAGCGGCAAGGATTATCTGTATTTGCTCTCGCGTGCGGTCAGCGAGGCTAAAAATGCTGCTGGACGCGGATTTGGCCATGAAGCCATCATGGAATGCCTTAGTCAACATGAGGCTTCCGCTTTTGATGACCTTATAGCCCGACTGCGGCAACATTGCGGAAATAAGCATATTCAGCAGGAGATTACTTTTGTCGAGTTACATTGCGATGTCGACAATGCGCCTTGGAAATCCGATGTGATAGCGCACGAATTCGGCCATATTGACGCACTAGCATGGAAAACGATGATGGAATTCGATATAACTACCCTAAAGAAATTAAATCCGGTTCCCGTCGTCGTTAATGCCTTGATGGAAATTCAAGGTTTGCAGGAACATCGGCAAACGATTTTTTTGATCGTGACGGAATTATTCGCCAATGCGCTCGATCATGGCCTGCTAAAGCTTGATTCCGCTATTAAGCAGACAGCGGAAGGGTTTATGCGATATTACGAACTCAGGGATGAACGTCTAAGAACGGTGCAAGCAGGGACTGTCCGCATTCAGTTCAACCATCAGCCGACAGAGACGGGAGGACGCCTGATCATAAAGCTCAAGGACAGCGGAGATGGATTCTTGCGCAACGAATGGGTTGAGGATCTGAATAACAACAGGGGATTTTCCGGTCGCGGCATCGCCTTGTTAAGATCGTTATGCAGTAGCATCAGATATCAAGGGGTCGGCAACCGGGTCACTGTCGTTTTCGATTGGCGCCATTGA
- a CDS encoding IS5 family transposase: MIRTTSAKQLTIAEFDWPFETALDKNNRWVKLSDCIPWDELAESYYQGLPTDRGRPLKDARLVIGAVIIKHKLCLSDVETVLQIQENPYLQYFVGLPGYQATAPFAPSLLVEIRKRMGEAVFEGFHRAIIEAHEGKKPVKPEPQAPLDAALGSKSDTGPTEEKPSASVDAASEQTGPEGMAPAHRGQLILDATVVEQAIRFPTDLSLLNEAREFSEQIIDTLCVHLKVGTKPRTYRRKARAAYLAIAKQKRPGRKTLRRGIKQQLQYLRRNLGHIEQLLAPIPEGQPLPLPGWLLHRYWVIQHVYQQQWEMYQTQTRRCDHRIVSISQPYVRPMVRGKQDQPVEFGAKLSVSLTGEGLAHVDRLRWDAFHEGLDLAAQVEAYRERFGHYPERVIADPIYGTRANRDYLKQRSIHFAGKPLGRPKQVTDANREQLKQAKAQRRQDYLQRIPIEGKFGQGKNGYRLNYIRAKRANTSFAWINTIFLVMNLLILERIFFGLSQCGLASLMRAVAQVWEQRVLTQRAQLHLAVRLVHNYG, encoded by the coding sequence ATGATTCGAACCACCAGCGCAAAACAACTGACGATAGCCGAATTCGACTGGCCCTTTGAGACGGCCCTGGATAAGAATAATCGCTGGGTCAAGCTCAGTGACTGCATTCCGTGGGACGAACTGGCGGAGAGCTATTATCAAGGCCTGCCGACTGATAGAGGCCGTCCGTTGAAAGACGCGCGCCTGGTGATCGGCGCCGTGATCATCAAACACAAGCTATGCCTGTCTGACGTAGAAACCGTGCTGCAGATCCAAGAAAACCCGTACCTGCAATACTTCGTAGGCCTGCCGGGTTATCAGGCAACGGCACCGTTTGCCCCGTCGTTATTGGTCGAAATCCGCAAACGCATGGGCGAGGCGGTGTTCGAAGGCTTTCATCGGGCCATTATCGAGGCGCATGAAGGCAAAAAGCCGGTCAAGCCTGAACCGCAAGCACCGCTTGATGCGGCCCTGGGTTCCAAGTCTGACACCGGCCCAACCGAAGAAAAGCCCAGTGCTTCCGTGGATGCCGCCTCTGAGCAAACTGGGCCAGAAGGCATGGCGCCTGCGCATCGCGGCCAATTGATTTTAGATGCCACCGTGGTCGAACAAGCCATCCGTTTTCCCACTGACTTGAGTTTGCTGAACGAAGCGCGTGAATTCAGTGAACAAATCATCGACACCCTGTGTGTCCACCTGAAGGTTGGCACTAAACCCAGAACCTATCGCCGGAAAGCCCGCGCCGCGTATCTGGCCATCGCCAAACAAAAGCGTCCTGGCCGGAAAACGTTGCGCCGGGGCATCAAGCAACAATTACAGTATCTGCGCCGCAATCTGGGCCATATCGAGCAACTCTTAGCGCCGATTCCGGAGGGCCAGCCGCTGCCGCTACCCGGCTGGCTGCTTCATCGTTACTGGGTGATCCAGCACGTGTACCAGCAGCAATGGGAGATGTATCAAACCCAGACACGCCGCTGTGACCATCGCATCGTCAGCATCAGTCAGCCCTATGTGCGGCCCATGGTGCGCGGCAAACAAGACCAGCCGGTCGAGTTTGGTGCCAAGCTCAGCGTCAGTTTAACCGGCGAGGGCTTGGCCCATGTCGACCGCCTGCGTTGGGATGCCTTTCATGAAGGCTTAGACCTGGCAGCACAGGTTGAGGCCTACCGCGAGCGATTCGGCCACTATCCGGAACGGGTGATCGCCGACCCCATCTATGGCACGCGCGCCAACCGCGACTACTTGAAACAACGCAGCATCCACTTTGCCGGCAAGCCGCTCGGCCGCCCCAAACAAGTCACCGACGCCAATCGCGAACAACTCAAGCAAGCCAAGGCCCAACGCAGACAAGACTATTTGCAACGCATCCCCATCGAGGGCAAATTCGGCCAGGGCAAGAATGGTTACCGGCTCAATTATATCCGGGCCAAGCGTGCCAACACCTCATTCGCCTGGATCAACACCATCTTCCTGGTCATGAACCTGTTGATCCTGGAAAGGATCTTTTTTGGCCTTAGTCAATGCGGCCTTGCTAGTTTGATGAGGGCAGTTGCACAGGTCTGGGAACAAAGGGTTTTAACTCAGCGCGCTCAGCTCCACTTAGCCGTCCGGCTTGTACATAACTATGGCTGA
- a CDS encoding DUF2956 domain-containing protein — protein sequence MSKKKSRQVISPQAQDEAMKVAKATQRPGQTKEQTKLIAQGIKKGIEQYKKQQSAKARELDKRLKKVRHQQEEITTDHVQPEVVTEYRQSKLAWILLLLSWTGFVLYAAIF from the coding sequence ATGAGCAAAAAAAAATCGCGGCAGGTCATATCGCCGCAAGCACAGGACGAAGCAATGAAAGTAGCCAAAGCGACTCAGAGACCTGGGCAAACCAAGGAACAAACCAAATTGATTGCCCAGGGCATTAAAAAAGGGATCGAACAATATAAAAAACAACAAAGCGCCAAGGCGAGGGAACTGGATAAGAGGTTAAAAAAAGTCCGTCATCAGCAGGAAGAAATCACGACGGATCATGTCCAGCCTGAAGTGGTGACTGAATATCGTCAAAGTAAATTAGCATGGATTTTGTTGTTGCTAAGCTGGACCGGATTTGTTCTTTATGCGGCAATCTTTTGA
- a CDS encoding DUF3301 domain-containing protein, whose protein sequence is MSEIIFIIILLAIGWFWSNSLKAREIALAVVSNYCRKMNLQLLDDYVALTGLWPKRDDTGKIKAWRSYIFEFSVSGAERYHGKIVLLGSKVEGIYLEPHRDPNQFDS, encoded by the coding sequence ATGAGCGAAATCATCTTTATTATTATCTTACTCGCCATCGGTTGGTTTTGGTCTAACAGTCTCAAGGCCAGGGAAATCGCCTTGGCCGTGGTTAGCAATTATTGCCGAAAGATGAATTTACAGTTGCTCGATGATTACGTCGCGTTAACCGGTTTATGGCCAAAACGGGACGACACGGGCAAAATAAAAGCATGGCGGTCTTATATCTTTGAATTTTCGGTTTCCGGCGCCGAACGCTATCACGGCAAGATTGTGTTGCTCGGATCAAAAGTGGAAGGCATTTATTTGGAACCGCACAGAGACCCCAATCAATTCGATTCCTGA
- a CDS encoding TIGR02647 family protein — protein MVLTEELAEEINLLALFNLATTQEGIKVHANAGPQVVAAARRLYEKGIISQVDGGYLTDLGIEVAEHAQRMLTILSAR, from the coding sequence ATGGTTTTAACGGAAGAATTGGCGGAAGAAATCAACTTGTTGGCTTTATTTAATTTGGCTACCACGCAGGAGGGTATTAAAGTCCATGCGAATGCCGGGCCACAAGTCGTCGCGGCGGCTCGGCGTTTATATGAAAAGGGCATCATTTCCCAGGTCGATGGTGGCTATTTGACTGACTTGGGAATTGAAGTCGCCGAACATGCCCAACGCATGTTGACTATTTTATCCGCCCGATGA
- a CDS encoding DUF3530 family protein, with protein sequence MRTSVLVGIMWLLPLLGQASDSRREQEFAAAIKRHLTIGEIVDLPVKDRTFLAIHTRSLIDEPYGTAIILHDQGGFPDQGGVIHSLRITLPQHRWNTLAIQLPLWEMGVAEHEYYDLFPEAKERIGAAIAFLRQSGEQSIAMVGHGLGALMGLYSLNGDPQNIAAFAAISLAVPDTGRQYAQTLAFIEQLQLPLLDIYGENDLPAVVDSARKRRLAALKNPDYRQVQLDDAGHLFRHNNYLLSKRVAGWLGRGFIER encoded by the coding sequence ATGCGAACGTCGGTTCTGGTCGGCATTATGTGGCTGTTACCGTTGCTGGGCCAGGCCTCGGACAGCAGGCGCGAACAGGAATTCGCCGCCGCCATCAAGCGTCACTTGACAATAGGTGAAATTGTCGATTTACCCGTCAAAGACCGGACGTTTTTAGCGATACACACTCGAAGTTTAATCGATGAACCTTATGGCACGGCGATTATCCTGCACGATCAGGGTGGCTTTCCCGACCAGGGGGGTGTCATCCATAGCTTAAGAATCACGTTGCCACAGCATCGCTGGAACACCTTGGCCATACAATTGCCGTTATGGGAAATGGGCGTGGCTGAGCACGAATATTATGATTTATTTCCTGAGGCCAAGGAACGGATAGGGGCGGCGATCGCTTTTCTGCGTCAAAGCGGAGAGCAATCCATCGCCATGGTCGGTCATGGCCTAGGAGCGTTAATGGGGCTCTATAGCCTAAATGGCGACCCACAAAATATTGCGGCGTTTGCAGCGATCAGTCTTGCGGTACCCGATACCGGTCGGCAATACGCTCAAACCTTGGCATTCATCGAGCAACTGCAATTGCCGCTGCTGGACATCTATGGCGAAAATGATTTGCCGGCAGTCGTCGATAGCGCCCGTAAACGTCGCCTAGCGGCCCTAAAAAATCCCGATTACAGACAAGTTCAATTGGACGATGCCGGCCATTTGTTCCGCCATAACAATTACTTGTTAAGCAAGCGCGTTGCTGGGTGGTTAGGTCGGGGTTTCATAGAGCGGTGA
- a CDS encoding AI-2E family transporter: MTDSQKWLFLTFTVLMGWLLYLLSPILLPFAISAILAYLGDPLVDRLETLRIKSWQLGRSWSVVLVFATLTLLLIAVLLVIIPSIESQISLFLRKLPDYFNLLNNDFIPFLRQSLDIDIQPFDSAKLIDVLKNHWQKAGGIAATVIGSVSRSGTVILQWLMNLLLIPVITFYLLRDWDALVANVHDLFPRRFAATAGKLASESDQVLGAFMRGQFYVMIALGLIYSTGLWLIGLELALLIGMMAGLVSFVPYLGSIVGIVAACLAALLQFHDPMYLVPVAIVFMVGQALEGMLLTPWLVGDQIGLHPVAVIFAVLAGGQLFGFLGVLLALPLASVIMVLLRHIHHRYTGSGFYSEDYKL, translated from the coding sequence GTGACCGATTCACAAAAATGGTTGTTCCTCACCTTTACCGTATTAATGGGATGGTTGTTGTATCTTTTAAGCCCGATTCTTTTGCCTTTCGCTATTTCGGCAATACTGGCCTATCTGGGCGACCCTCTGGTGGACAGGTTGGAAACCTTGCGCATCAAGTCCTGGCAACTGGGACGCAGTTGGTCGGTTGTTCTTGTGTTTGCCACACTAACCTTACTGTTAATCGCCGTACTGCTGGTAATCATTCCTAGCATTGAATCGCAAATATCACTGTTCTTGAGGAAGTTACCCGACTATTTCAATTTGCTGAACAATGATTTTATTCCGTTTTTGAGACAATCTCTTGATATAGATATCCAGCCGTTCGATAGCGCAAAGTTGATCGATGTGTTGAAGAATCACTGGCAGAAAGCCGGAGGCATCGCAGCCACCGTTATTGGTTCGGTGTCACGCTCCGGCACGGTCATCTTACAATGGTTGATGAATCTGTTATTGATACCGGTCATCACTTTTTACTTACTGCGGGATTGGGATGCCCTGGTCGCCAATGTGCATGATTTATTTCCGCGCCGCTTTGCCGCAACCGCTGGAAAATTAGCCAGCGAGTCGGATCAAGTATTGGGGGCTTTCATGCGCGGTCAGTTTTATGTGATGATTGCCTTGGGATTGATATACAGTACCGGCCTATGGTTAATCGGTTTGGAACTGGCCTTATTGATCGGCATGATGGCGGGTCTGGTTAGTTTCGTGCCTTACTTGGGATCTATAGTCGGCATCGTCGCGGCATGTCTGGCGGCGTTATTGCAATTTCATGATCCGATGTATTTAGTGCCTGTCGCGATCGTTTTTATGGTGGGGCAAGCATTGGAAGGAATGCTGTTGACCCCTTGGTTGGTCGGGGATCAAATCGGCTTACACCCGGTCGCTGTCATCTTTGCCGTCCTGGCCGGCGGACAGTTATTCGGTTTTCTCGGCGTGTTGCTGGCCTTGCCGTTGGCCTCGGTCATTATGGTGCTGTTGCGCCATATCCATCACCGCTACACCGGAAGCGGTTTTTACAGCGAAGATTACAAATTATGA
- a CDS encoding cold shock domain-containing protein, whose amino-acid sequence MANTEMKGYLKTWKDDRGFGFIKPEDGSQDVFIHISALKGSARRPVKGDTIHFNIEQDDEGKSKAVNARIEGVAHSEEKSSINKFWLWFIAALLGLISAAVAAYLSQ is encoded by the coding sequence ATGGCAAACACAGAAATGAAAGGTTATTTAAAAACCTGGAAAGATGATAGGGGGTTTGGTTTTATTAAACCCGAAGATGGTAGCCAAGATGTTTTTATTCATATCTCTGCGCTGAAAGGATCCGCACGCAGACCCGTCAAAGGAGACACGATTCATTTCAATATCGAGCAGGATGACGAAGGCAAGTCAAAGGCGGTCAATGCCCGCATCGAAGGGGTCGCCCATAGTGAAGAAAAAAGCTCGATTAATAAATTTTGGTTGTGGTTTATCGCCGCGTTATTAGGTTTGATCAGCGCGGCCGTCGCCGCTTATCTGAGCCAATAA